From the genome of Lepus europaeus isolate LE1 chromosome 23, mLepTim1.pri, whole genome shotgun sequence:
GAAAACGCCTGAGACGCCCACGGATGCCCACGCTCTGGCCCGGAAGGGGCCCTCCAGCGAACCTACCACTCTGCACCGGGCGCAGAGGCCACGGCCTGTCAGAGCTGGTGCAGCTTCCCCCGCTCGGTCAGCAGCGTCATGGCCACGGCGTAGAAGAGGTAGCCCAAGATGACGATGAGGGTGCAGGGCACGGGCCCGACAGAGAACAGCGAGGCCACAAAGAAGGCCAGCAGGAGCGTGAGCAGCGTCCGCCAGCTGCCCAGGAAGCGCAGGCTCAGCCTCGGGCCCCGGACCTGGCTGGCCGCTGGCCGGTGCCCCGCGGGGCTCAGCAGGCGCCTGTCGGCCAGCGCGGGCTCCGTGAGGTGGTAGCGACAGAAGCTGCCGATGAAGTCGTCCCGGGAGCATAGCGCTGCCATCTGGCCTGCAAACTGAAGCCCAGGGGAGCTCAGCGTGGCGAGCTCTGCAGGCAGCCACCCCCGCCCTGGGCCGCGGGGCACCCGCTCCGTCTGCACCTCCCAGGTCTGCAGATGGGGCGCAGGGAGGAGGCGTCCCCGGAGAGGGCAGTCTGGAAGTCCCCACTCACTCTGTGGTTGATGGCGGACGACAGCCGGAAGAGGGCACGGACCAGGCCTGCGATCTCGTAGCTCCGGATGGGCTGCAGCTCGGAGTCCCCCTGGTACTCGATTTCAAACCTCCGCAGCCCGTTGATGATCTACAAGACCGCGCCATGAGCACACCTTTGCGGCCGGTGGGCCCAGCTGGGCGCCCCGGGGACACGGCCTCCTACCTGGTAGCGGCCCAGGGGCGTGAGGATGAGCCCATTCTCCCCCACGATGCAGTCTGGGAGCTGCTTCTTCCCGTTCTCGTCCTGGGCGGCCCCCAGGGCCAGCGTGAGCTGGGCGAGCTGGGCTTCGCTGAGCTGTCAGAGAGAAAGGCCGCGCCCTCAGCGTCAGGGGCAGGGGAGACGCTGGTCCTCACCACCCACGGCTCCCAACAGGGGGAGGGGCCCAGATATGGCATCCTAGGTGCGGGCCTGTCTCCCACTAGACGAGCCCGGGGAGCCCCGCTGGGCAGGGGTGAGCCCCTCCGGGAGAggagcgcgctggccgcagcgccgAGCCAGAGCCCGTACTCGGAATATCTGGCGCAGGTACTCCAGGGCCTTCTCCAGGTACTCGTCCGTCTTGCGCACGCTGTCCTGCCCCAGCTCGTCCAGGTCATTGGCTGGGTAGCAGCCGTTGGCATCTGCGGGCCAGAAGCCCAGCCATGAGAGGAAGGAGCGGCCGGCCGGGCTCTCCGCGCACTGGTCGGAGATGGACTTGGCGGTCTGCTTGGCCTGAGTGATGAGCTGAGCGAGGCGCAAGACCTGTGAGGGAAGCACGCGCGGGTCAAGCACTGGGGGCCGCCTGGAGGACAGCGAGGCCGCGGGTGCTGCCCACAGTGCCCCATGTGCGGGGGGACGAAGCGGGGTCCGCTGCCCCCACCCTCGCCCTCTCCCCCGAAGCATGTGCCCCTGCCCCGGCTCTGCTGCGCCCACTCACCAGAGCGCGGACCTCGGGCCCGAACATCGGGGTGTACTCGCAGTCCTGGCCCTCCAGGCCGTAGACGTGGCTCTTCACCTTGAAGGAGGCGTCCGTGACCGCAGGTGGCCACGGTGACAGGAAGCTGCCCGTGAAGGTGGGGGCTGTGAAGAGTCGGTGCTGGCGCTGGGGGATGACGAGCTCCGGCTCCAGGAATAGCTGCTCGcctggagagcaggagaggagtcTGGCCACGCCTTCTCCGGACGCAGGGCGCCTGGTGCTGCTGCCAGGCTTCCAGAAGTTTCCGCGGGACTGTGACCGTGCTGAGACCTGGCCAGCACCATCTCACCTCAGCTAGGGGCTGCCAGCTGAGCAGGAGCCAGAGGACCCAGCAGTGCCAACAGGAAGACAAACACTagcagtgggtggcagaagcctacACCCCACAGAGACAGGAGCACCGCAGGGAGTGCCCCACCTCCCCGGCCACCACCAGGTGCAGGAGGCAGGTTCTAGAGGCTCTGGAGCTCAAGGCAtggccccgcccacccacccacccccacctacGGGCCGAGGGAGCGCTGACCACAGGGACAGGGGGTTCACCCAGGCTCAGAGGCTACAAGGGCACTGAAACCCATTGCAGCCCAGGCCGCCCGCAAGCCTCAAGGGCAGCTCGGGCTCTCCCCAGCGGAGCAAGGCCTGCCGGAGGGCCCCAGCCGAGGGCTCACCTTTCTGGATCATGTCAGCCAGGTTGGGCTGGGCAAACACTTTGGCCACTCTGAACACCATGAGCGCATTCTTGGGGCTGACCAGGTCTGTGCGCAGGGCACGGTTCAGGAAGCCCACGAACAGCTTGGTGTACATCAGCAGGTTCTCCTGGACAAAGGGCGCCctggggagcgggggtggggtgggggggaggcaggtCAAGGGCCAGCCTGGCCAGAACCCTGCGCTGGGCCATGCTCCCGGGCCGAGGCTTCTCGAAGGCATCAGGAATGGTGCTAGGGGGGCGAATGGGACCGAGGCAGGAAACAGCTCGGCCCTCAGGACAGTGGACCCTCAGCAAGGATGCGACCCTGAGGCCAAGGCCATGCTGGGGTGAGAACAGCAGACGGACAGCTGGCGGCAGCTGGAGGGGGAGAGCACGAGGCGGGGAGCACGGGTGGAGGGGCTCGGGGTGACCTGTACGTTCACTGGAGCCAGCAggacagggggcggggcaggggtcaCCACTACTTTCTTAGGGAACCCATTCCAGGACCCGACATTTTGGTCAAGCGTAGGCCAGTCTGAGTCCCTGTGGGGCCTGGGGGAAAAGCCCAGGCGCTCCTGGCTCGGTGCCTGCTCACCTCAGCATGGGCTGAGGGATCCGGCGGAGCCGTGGGGAGGCAAGGGTGCCGGTGCCAGGCTCACCATTTCTCTGGAACAGTGCGGGGCTGCGAGTCACTGCTTTGGGCCTGCTTCTCGGGTGCATACCGCCACGGCTGCAGGTAGCTCAGCCACATCTCCAGGACCTGGTGAGGCACACGTGCGCCCTGAGGACTGGGGCACAGGTGGCTGCGAGGAGGGGGCTCCTGGGCAGCAGCCTTAGCTGTGGGGCCAGGCTCTCCCAGGATGGCCGGGGCGGGTCTGGCCCTCTTCTTGACCTCAGTGCACACATCAACGAGAGGGACATTTCTCACCTCCACACCAGAAGGCTCACCCCTGtgacctttaacccccacgctAGCACTTCAGGGGCCCGGAGGCTGATCGACAGTGTCTGGATCCCAGCCAGGTGAGGTCAGACCCTGGGCATGGCAGGGCTCTCGTGTTCAAGCAGCACGGCGCAGCCCAAGGCCCCCTCTCCCAGGGCTCCGCAGCACCGACTTCCTTCCCTGGCCCGCCCCACAGCACCCCCTCACAAGGGTACAGCAGGCAAGAGCAAAGGTGCGAGAGCACGGGCACTCACGGCTCTGAAGGACGCGTCGAGGGGCCAGTGGCCAAAGCAGTGCTGCAGGAAGAGGTAGAGCTTCTGCTGGACGAACCTCGGGACAGCAGCCCTGTGGGGCGGGAGGGACACTCGCCgcggggcccagctcctgccaggcGCCCTGCGGGGCGGGGGGACACTCGCCgcggggcccagctcctgccaggcGCCCTGCGGGGTGGGAGGGACACTCGCCgcggggcccagctcctgccaggcGCCCTGCCACACGGGTGAGCCCTCTTCAGCCCACTCCTCAGGGGAAGCAAGCAAGGCCCAGAGAGATGAAGGGAACATCCCAAGGACACGCAGCATGCTGGAGGCCAGGCCACTTGCTCTTCTGCTCCTGGCCTCCAGATggcgaggggaggcagggagaaggagccGCAGGATGGGGTCTCTGGCCAGCCAGGCTCCTCCGACCACGGCAGCAGTCGAGAGGGAGAAGCTGCTGGGCAGCCCCACCTGTCTCCAGGGAGGAAGCCGGGCCTGGTGGGCAAGACAGGCCAGGAGGCTCAGGGGTGCCCCACCTGCCcaggcctctggag
Proteins encoded in this window:
- the SMPD4 gene encoding sphingomyelin phosphodiesterase 4 isoform X1, which codes for MAFPHLQQPSFLLASLKADSINKPFAQRCQDLVKVIEDFPAKELHTIFPWLVESIFGSLDGILVGWNLRCLQGRVNPVEYSIAMEFLDPGGPMMKLVYKLQAEDYKFDFPVSYLPGPVKASIQERVLPDSPLYHNKVQFPATGGLGLNLALNPFEYYIFFFALSLITQKPLPVSLHIRTSDCAYFILVDRYLSWFLPTEGSVPPPLSSSPGGASPSPAPRTPAMPFASYGLHHTSLLKRHISHQTSVNADPASHEIWRSETLLQVFVEMWLHHYSLEMYQKLQSPHAKLEVLHYRLSVSSALHSPAQPSLQALHAYQESFAPTEEHVLVVRLLLKHLHAFAGSLRPEQASPVGHSHAPSPLEEFKRAAVPRFVQQKLYLFLQHCFGHWPLDASFRAVLEMWLSYLQPWRYAPEKQAQSSDSQPRTVPEKWAPFVQENLLMYTKLFVGFLNRALRTDLVSPKNALMVFRVAKVFAQPNLADMIQKGEQLFLEPELVIPQRQHRLFTAPTFTGSFLSPWPPAVTDASFKVKSHVYGLEGQDCEYTPMFGPEVRALVLRLAQLITQAKQTAKSISDQCAESPAGRSFLSWLGFWPADANGCYPANDLDELGQDSVRKTDEYLEKALEYLRQIFRLSEAQLAQLTLALGAAQDENGKKQLPDCIVGENGLILTPLGRYQIINGLRRFEIEYQGDSELQPIRSYEIAGLVRALFRLSSAINHRFAGQMAALCSRDDFIGSFCRYHLTEPALADRRLLSPAGHRPAASQVRGPRLSLRFLGSWRTLLTLLLAFFVASLFSVGPVPCTLIVILGYLFYAVAMTLLTERGKLHQL
- the SMPD4 gene encoding sphingomyelin phosphodiesterase 4 isoform X4, with amino-acid sequence MEFLDPGGPMMKLVYKLQAEDYKFDFPVSYLPGPVKASIQERVLPDSPLYHNKVQFPATGGLGLNLALNPFEYYIFFFALSLITQKPLPVSLHIRTSDCAYFILVDRYLSWFLPTEGSVPPPLSSSPGGASPSPAPRTPAMPFASYGLHHTSLLKRHISHQTSVNADPASHEIWRSETLLQVFVEMWLHHYSLEMYQKLQSPHAKLEVLHYRLSVSSALHSPAQPSLQALHAYQESFAPTEEHVLVVRLLLKHLHAFAGSLRPEQASPVGHSHAPSPLEEFKRAAVPRFVQQKLYLFLQHCFGHWPLDASFRAVLEMWLSYLQPWRYAPEKQAQSSDSQPRTVPEKWAPFVQENLLMYTKLFVGFLNRALRTDLVSPKNALMVFRVAKVFAQPNLADMIQKGEQLFLEPELVIPQRQHRLFTAPTFTGSFLSPWPPAVTDASFKVKSHVYGLEGQDCEYTPMFGPEVRALVLRLAQLITQAKQTAKSISDQCAESPAGRSFLSWLGFWPADANGCYPANDLDELGQDSVRKTDEYLEKALEYLRQIFRLSEAQLAQLTLALGAAQDENGKKQLPDCIVGENGLILTPLGRYQIINGLRRFEIEYQGDSELQPIRSYEIAGLVRALFRLSSAINHRFAGQMAALCSRDDFIGSFCRYHLTEPALADRRLLSPAGHRPAASQVRGPRLSLRFLGSWRTLLTLLLAFFVASLFSVGPVPCTLIVILGYLFYAVAMTLLTERGKLHQL
- the SMPD4 gene encoding sphingomyelin phosphodiesterase 4 isoform X2, with the translated sequence MAFPHLQQPSFLLASLKADSINKPFAQRCQDLVKVIEDFPAKELHTIFPWLVESIFGSLDGILVGWNLRCLQGRVNPVEYSIAMEFLDPGGPMMKLVYKLQAEDYKFDFPVSYLPGPVKASIQERVLPDSPLYHNKVQFPATGGLGLNLALNPFEYYIFFFALSLITQKPLPVSLHIRTSDCAYFILVDRYLSWFLPTEGSVPPPLSSSPGGASPSPAPRTPAMPFASYGLHHTSLLKRHISHQTSVNADPASHEIWRSETLLQVFVEMWLHHYSLEMYQKLQSPHAKESFAPTEEHVLVVRLLLKHLHAFAGSLRPEQASPVGHSHAPSPLEEFKRAAVPRFVQQKLYLFLQHCFGHWPLDASFRAVLEMWLSYLQPWRYAPEKQAQSSDSQPRTVPEKWAPFVQENLLMYTKLFVGFLNRALRTDLVSPKNALMVFRVAKVFAQPNLADMIQKGEQLFLEPELVIPQRQHRLFTAPTFTGSFLSPWPPAVTDASFKVKSHVYGLEGQDCEYTPMFGPEVRALVLRLAQLITQAKQTAKSISDQCAESPAGRSFLSWLGFWPADANGCYPANDLDELGQDSVRKTDEYLEKALEYLRQIFRLSEAQLAQLTLALGAAQDENGKKQLPDCIVGENGLILTPLGRYQIINGLRRFEIEYQGDSELQPIRSYEIAGLVRALFRLSSAINHRFAGQMAALCSRDDFIGSFCRYHLTEPALADRRLLSPAGHRPAASQVRGPRLSLRFLGSWRTLLTLLLAFFVASLFSVGPVPCTLIVILGYLFYAVAMTLLTERGKLHQL
- the SMPD4 gene encoding sphingomyelin phosphodiesterase 4 isoform X3 codes for the protein MMKLVYKLQAEDYKFDFPVSYLPGPVKASIQERVLPDSPLYHNKVQFPATGGLGLNLALNPFEYYIFFFALSLITQKPLPVSLHIRTSDCAYFILVDRYLSWFLPTEGSVPPPLSSSPGGASPSPAPRTPAMPFASYGLHHTSLLKRHISHQTSVNADPASHEIWRSETLLQVFVEMWLHHYSLEMYQKLQSPHAKLEVLHYRLSVSSALHSPAQPSLQALHAYQESFAPTEEHVLVVRLLLKHLHAFAGSLRPEQASPVGHSHAPSPLEEFKRAAVPRFVQQKLYLFLQHCFGHWPLDASFRAVLEMWLSYLQPWRYAPEKQAQSSDSQPRTVPEKWAPFVQENLLMYTKLFVGFLNRALRTDLVSPKNALMVFRVAKVFAQPNLADMIQKGEQLFLEPELVIPQRQHRLFTAPTFTGSFLSPWPPAVTDASFKVKSHVYGLEGQDCEYTPMFGPEVRALVLRLAQLITQAKQTAKSISDQCAESPAGRSFLSWLGFWPADANGCYPANDLDELGQDSVRKTDEYLEKALEYLRQIFRLSEAQLAQLTLALGAAQDENGKKQLPDCIVGENGLILTPLGRYQIINGLRRFEIEYQGDSELQPIRSYEIAGLVRALFRLSSAINHRFAGQMAALCSRDDFIGSFCRYHLTEPALADRRLLSPAGHRPAASQVRGPRLSLRFLGSWRTLLTLLLAFFVASLFSVGPVPCTLIVILGYLFYAVAMTLLTERGKLHQL